One Cervus elaphus chromosome 28, mCerEla1.1, whole genome shotgun sequence DNA segment encodes these proteins:
- the LOC122685433 gene encoding proline-rich proteoglycan 2-like isoform X2, protein MRGTPHAPSHGGVRAPPPCPGGPVQGPGECAHGGVRPTGNEEEAGKACCPDSTQDTPQGAVSACHGAQHTRLRPRAPRTSASEAAGGPGAQHGRTQRASHWIWLMRGTPHPPSHGGVTAPPPCPGGPVQGPGECAHGGVSPTGNEEEAGKACCPDSTQDTPQGAVSACHGAQHTRLRPRAPRTSASEAARGPGAQHGRTQRFHF, encoded by the exons ATGAGGGGGACACCCCATGCACCCTCCCATGGAGGAGTCAGAGCACCACCCCCCTGCCCGGGAGGCCCAGTGCAGGGTCCAGGAGAGTGTGCCCACGGAGGGGTCCGCCCAACTGGGAATGAAGAGGAAGCCGGGAAAGCCTGCTGCCCAGACAGCACCCAGGACACACCCCAGGGCGCAGTCTCAGCCTGCCATGGGGCTCAGCACACCCGGCTCCGACCCAGAGCCCCGAGAACCTCTGCCTCTGAGGCAGCAGGAGGACCTGGAGCACAGCACGGCAGAACACAGAG AGCTTCCCACTGGATATGGCTGATGAGGGGGACACCCCATCCACCCTCCCATGGAGGAGTCACAGCACCACCCCCCTGCCCAGGAGGCCCAGTGCAGGGTCCAGGAGAGTGTGCCCACGGAGGGGTCAGCCCAACTGGGAATGAAGAGGAAGCCGGGAAGGCCTGCTGCCCAGACAGCACCCAGGACACACCCCAGGGCGCAGTCTCAGCCTGCCATGGGGCTCAGCACACCCGGCTCCGACCCAGAGCCCCGAGAACCTCTGCCTCTGAGGCAGCAAGAGGACCTGGAGCACAGCACGGCAGAACACAGAG GTTCCACTTCTAA
- the LOC122685433 gene encoding uncharacterized protein LOC122685433 isoform X1, with the protein MHPPMEESEHHPPAREAQCRVQESVPTEGSAQLGMKRKPGKPAAQTAPRTHPRAQSQPAMGLSTPGSDPEPREPLPLRQQEDLEHSTAEHRDCSQRRHPVLGIPWDSLRRFQSPDAHTTRLAMGAGPREPLKGNRDLSLLSQRHRASWVLASTLGRLDLCACRTPSPRHPCPTPLSPNVHLQVHLPLLGLWQENLSLGMSYHLCRESLPWLLPKTRCP; encoded by the exons ATGCACCCTCCCATGGAGGAGTCAGAGCACCACCCCCCTGCCCGGGAGGCCCAGTGCAGGGTCCAGGAGAGTGTGCCCACGGAGGGGTCCGCCCAACTGGGAATGAAGAGGAAGCCGGGAAAGCCTGCTGCCCAGACAGCACCCAGGACACACCCCAGGGCGCAGTCTCAGCCTGCCATGGGGCTCAGCACACCCGGCTCCGACCCAGAGCCCCGAGAACCTCTGCCTCTGAGGCAGCAGGAGGACCTGGAGCACAGCACGGCAGAACACAGAG actgcagtcagagaaggcatccAGTGCTGGGTATTCCTTGGGATTCTCTCAGAAGGTTTCAGTCACCGGATGCACACACCACAAGGCTGGCCATGG GTGCAGGACCCAGGGAACCACTGAAGGGAAATCGAGACCTGAGCCTACTCTCCCAAAGACACCGGGCCAGCTGGGTACTGGCCAGCACACTGGGCAGATTGGACCTCTGTGCCTGcaggacccccagccccaggcacccaTGTCCCACCCCCCTCAGCCCGAACGTCCACCTCCAGGTGCACCTGCCCCTGCTCGGGCTTTGGCAGGAGAACCTGAGTCTGGGCATGAGTTACCATCTCTGCAGGGAgagcctgccctggctcctgcccaAGACCCGATGCCCATGA
- the LOC122685433 gene encoding uncharacterized protein LOC122685433 isoform X3 gives MEESQHHPPAQEAQCRVQESVPTEGSAQLGMKRKPGRPAAQTAPRTHPRAQSQPAMGLSTPGSDPEPREPLPLRQQEDLEHSTAEHRGAGPREPLKGNRDLSLLSQRHRASWVLASTLGRLDLCACRTPSPRHPCPTPLSPNVHLQVHLPLLGLWQENLSLGMSYHLCRESLPWLLPKTRCP, from the exons ATGGAGGAGTCACAGCACCACCCCCCTGCCCAGGAGGCCCAGTGCAGGGTCCAGGAGAGTGTGCCCACGGAGGGGTCAGCCCAACTGGGAATGAAGAGGAAGCCGGGAAGGCCTGCTGCCCAGACAGCACCCAGGACACACCCCAGGGCGCAGTCTCAGCCTGCCATGGGGCTCAGCACACCCGGCTCCGACCCAGAGCCCCGAGAACCTCTGCCTCTGAGGCAGCAAGAGGACCTGGAGCACAGCACGGCAGAACACAGAG GTGCAGGACCCAGGGAACCACTGAAGGGAAATCGAGACCTGAGCCTACTCTCCCAAAGACACCGGGCCAGCTGGGTACTGGCCAGCACACTGGGCAGATTGGACCTCTGTGCCTGcaggacccccagccccaggcacccaTGTCCCACCCCCCTCAGCCCGAACGTCCACCTCCAGGTGCACCTGCCCCTGCTCGGGCTTTGGCAGGAGAACCTGAGTCTGGGCATGAGTTACCATCTCTGCAGGGAgagcctgccctggctcctgcccaAGACCCGATGCCCATGA